The Xanthomonas sp. DAR 80977 nucleotide sequence AACCCGGCGCAGCGGCGGCTGATCCACGACGTGGACGGCTACGCCGAGCTGCTCGACGGCAGCCGCCGCGCGCTGCGCGGCCTCGACGATGCGGTGCTCGGCATCGCCCCGCACAGCCTGCGCGCGGTCACCCCGGACGAGCTGGCCGCGCTGCTGCCGCTGTGCGATGGCCCGGTGCACATCCATATCGCCGAGCAGACCCGCGAGGTCGAGGCCTGCCTGGCCTGGAGCGGGCAGCGGCCGGTGCAGTGGCTGCTGGCGCATGCGCCGGTGGACGCGCGCTGGTGCCTGGTCCACGCCACCCACGTCGATGCCGCCGAAGTGCAGGCGATCGCCGCCAGCGGCGCGGTGGTCGGCCTGTGCCCGATCACCGAGGCCAACCTCGGCGACGGGCTGTTCCCGATGCGCGCCTTCGTCGACGCCGGCGGGCGCTTCGGCGTCGGCTCCGATTCCAACGTGCTGATCGATGCGGCCGAGGAACTGCGCCTGCTCGAATACGGCCAGCGCCTGCAGCTGCGCGGGCGCAACGTGCTCGCCGGCGATGCCGCGCAGTCCAGCGGCCGTTTCCTGTTGCAGGCCACGGCGCAGGGCGCGGCGCAGGCGCTGGGCGTGGCGCAGGGGCTGTGCGCGGGCGCGCCGGCCGACCTGGTCGAACTGGATCCGGCGCATCCGGCGCTGTGCGCGCGCAACGGCGACGCCTTGCTCGACAGCTGGATCTTCGCCGCGCGGCGCGGGGCGGTGCGTTCGGTCTGGCGCAACGGCCGCGAACTGGTGCGCGACGGCCGCCATCATCGCCGCGACGCGGCCGCCGCGGCCTATGCGCGGGCGCTGACCGGACTGCTGGACGCATGAGCCGGCGCCGCCACGCCGCCGCGCAGGAGCGCCGATGAGCCAGCCCCGGCCCGCCACGACGCTCAACCACCGCATCCGCAGCGATATCGAAGGCCGCATCCGCAGCGGCGAATGGCCGCCGGGCCATCGCATCCCGTTCGAGCACGAACTGATGGCGCAGTACGCCTGCTCGCGGATGACGGTCAACAAGGTGCTGGCGATGCTGGCCGACGCCGGCATGATCGAGCGCCGCCGCCGCGCCGGTTCGTTCGTGGCGCGGCCGCATCCGCACATGGAACAGGTGGCGCTGGAGATTCCCGACATTCCGGTCGAGGTCGCCGCGCGCGGCCATGCCTACCGCTTCGAGTTGCTCGAGCGGCGCCAGCGCGCGCCGCGCGACGCACTGCCGCAGGAGGCCGAGGTCGCCGCCGCCGGCACGCTGCTGGCGCTGCACTGCCTGCACTACGCCGACGGGCGCCCGTTCGCGCTGGAGGAGCGGGTGATCAATCCGGTGGCGGTGCCGGAAGCGCTGCAGATGGATTTCGCGGTCGTCGTGCCCGGCAGCTGGCTGCTGCAGCACGTGCCGTGGACCCGCGCCGAACACCGCATCAGCGCGGTCGGCGCCAATGCCGCGCAGGCGGCGCGGCTGCAGGTGGCGGCCGGCACCGCCTGCCTGCTGATCGACCGGCAGACCTGGCGCGGCGAGCAGGCGGTGACCTTCGTGCGCCAGGTTTTCCTCGGCGACACCTACGACCTGGTGGCGCGGTTCTCGCCGGGCGCGCGCTGAGCCCGGCGCGACAGGCGAAACCTCGCGCGTCGGCGGCGATCGATGCTGCGCCGCCGCACGCCGCACGCAGGCGCCATACCCCGGCGTGCGTTTGTCCTGCCTGCCGCACTCTGGCAAGTTAGCGTCCAGGACGGGGCGAGGGGCCGCGGCCGCACAACGAGGGATGGTTGGGCATGACGTATTTCGTGACGGGCGCCACCGGTTTCATCGGCCGTTATCTGATGGCCAACCTGATGCGGCGCAAAGGCCTCATCCACGTCCTGGTCCGCAAGGAATCGCAACGCAAGTTCGACGCGCTGGTGCGCGAGCAGGGCTGGGACGCCAAGCGCCTGGTGGTGCTGCACGGCGACGTCGGCAGCGACTGCTGCGGGCTGGACGAGGCGCAACGGCAGGCGCTGCGCGGCAAGGTCCGGCACTTCTTCCACCTGGCCGCGCTGTACGACCTCACCGCCAAGGCCGAGGCGCAGCGCGTGGCCAATCTCGACGGCACCCGCAACGCGCTGGAGCTGGCCGCGCAGATCGGCGCCGGCGTCTTCCACCACACCAGCTCGATCGCGGTGGCCGGGCTGTATCCGGGCATCTTCCGCGAGGACATGTTCGAAGAGGCCGAAGGCCTGGACGATCCCTACCTGCGCACCAAGCACGACGCCGAGGCGCTGGTGCGCGCGGAAACCCGGATCAAGTGGCGCATCTACCGCCCCGGCATGGTGGTCGGCGATTCGCGCAGCGGCGCGATCGACAAGATCGACGGGCCGTACTACTTCTTCCCGCTGATCAAGAAGCTGCGCCAGCTGCTGCCGCCGTGGATGCCGATGCTGGGCATCGAGGGCGGGCGCATCAACCTGGTGCCGGTGGATTTCGTCGCCGATGCGATGGACCACATCGCGCACAAGCCCAAGCTCGACGGCCACACCTTCCACCTCACCGACCCGGAGCCGCTGCGCGTGGGCGAGGTGCTCAACGTGTTCTGCCGCGCCGGCCACGCCCCGGAGATGACCTTGCGGGTGGACGCGCGCATGTTCGCGTTCGTGCCGGCGGGGATCCGCGCAGCGGTCGGCGGGCTGCCGCCGATCCGCCGCTTCACCGGCATGCTGCTGCGCGATTTCCGCATCCCGCGCGAGGTGCTGAAGTTCATCACCTATCCCACGCGCTTCGACAGCCGCGAGACCGAGCGCGCGCTGAAGGGCAGCGGCATCGCCGTGCCGCGGCTGGAGGACTACGCCTGGCGCCTGTGGGACCACTGGGAACGGCACCTGGATCCGGACCTGTTCGTGGACCGCACGCTCAAGGGCAAGGTGCGCGGCAAGGTGGTGCTGATCACCGGCGGTTCCTCGGGCATCGGCCTGGCCACCGCACAGCGCGTCGCCGAAGCCGGTGCCACCACCATCATCGTCGCCCGCGGCGAGCAGGAACTGTTCGCCGCGCGCGATGCGATGAACGCCAAGGGCGGAAAGGTGTTCGCCTACACCGCCGACCTGTCCGACCTGGCCGGCTGCGATGCGCTGCTGAAGACCGTGCTCGAGGCGCATGGCCATGTCGACGTGCTGATCAACAACGCCGGCCGCTCGATCCGCCGCTCGATCGAACTGAGCTACGACCGCTTCCACGATTTCGAGCGCACCATGCAGCTGAACTACTTCGGCAGCCTGCGCCTGATCATGGGCGTGCTGCCGGGCATGACCGCGCGGCGCAAGGGCCACATCATCAACGTCAGCTCGATCGGCGTGCTGGCCAACTCGCCGCGCTTCTCCGCCTACGTGGCCTCGAAGGCGGCGCTGGACGCGTGGAGCCGCTGCGCCCAGGGCGAGCTGTCGGGCAAGGGCATCAGCTTCACCACGGTCAACATGCCGCTGGTGAAGACGCCGATGATCGCGCCGACCAAGATGTACGACAGCGTGCCGACGCTGAGCGTGGAAGAGGCGGCCGACCTGATGGTCAAGGCGATCATCGAGCGCCCGAGCCGGGTGGCGACGCGGCTGGGCATCTTCGCCGCGTTGGTCAACGCGGTCGCGCCGAAGGCCTACGAGGTGGTGATGAACACCGCCTTCGAACTGTTCCCGGACTCGGCCGCGGCCAAGGGCGACCGCAAGGCGCTGCGCGAGACCAAGCCCAGCCAGGAACAGATCGCGTTCGCGGCGCTGATGCGCGGCGTCCATTGGTGATCGGCGGGGATTCGGGAGTCGGGATTGGGGATTCGCAAGAGCGTTAGCGCGTGCAAGTCCGCTGTCTCAACTTGGCATCCGGCGCGGCGAATCCGCTTTTACCAATCCCGACTCCCCAATCCCGAATCCCGGCTCAAAACGTCGATACGCGGCTTGTATTGGTGACGAGTGGGGATTTGGGATTGGGGATTGGGGATTCGCAAGAGCGTTAGCACCTGCGAGTCCATCGTCCCGCTGGTTTGCATCTGGCCCGGCGAATCCGCTTTACCAATCCCGACTCCCCAATCCCGAATCCCGGCTCAAAACGTCGATGCGCGGCTTGCATTGGTGACGAGTGGGGATTGGGGAGTCGGCATTGGGGATTCGCAAAAACGTTAGCACCTGCGAGTCCATCGTCCCGCTGTTTGCATCCGGCGCGGCGAATCCGCTTTTACCAATCCCGAATCCCCAATCCCCAATCCCCGCTCAAAACGTCCTGCATTGCCGCCAGCGCACCGGCTCGTCGCGGTCGGGGCGCGGATTGAGCTGGATGCGGACGGTGCGCAGCGAGGGGTAGCGTTCCACTTCCTTGCAGATCCCCGGCCACACCTGCGCGTCGTCGCCGCTGCGGTCGATCACCAGGGTCATCTGGGTCTGCCAGATGCCGCGGATCACGCCGGGCGTCCTGGCCAGGGCCTTGGACACCGACTGGCGATAACCGGCTTCGGTGACGGCATCGGGTTGCGCGCTTGCCGGCTGCACCGCGGCCGCGGGCGCAGCAGGTGCCGCAGCCGCGGCCGCGGCGACCGGCGGCGGACTGGCCGCGGGCGGCGCTGGCGTGGGTGCTGGCGTGGCAGGCGCGGGTGCGGGGGCAACTGCTGGCGCTGGCAGCGTGGCGGCGGACGCGGCATCGTCGCTGCGCTGCTGCAGCGCCAGCCCGCCCAGTCCCACCAGCAGGCCCAGCGTCAGTGCGGCCAGCGCGGCGATCGCGGTATGCCGCTGCGCACGCCGGCGGCTGGCGCCGATCACCCCGTCCTCCAGTTCGCTGGGCAGGTAGCGCTTGAGCATCGGCCAGATGCGGCGGCCGTCGAGGATCTCCACCGACTGCTTGTCGGCCGCGGCGATGCCGTCGCGCTGCACCTTGCCCTCGGTGACCAGGATGCCGCCCTGCGCGCCCATCAGCCGCGCCGCGGCGCCCAGTTCGTTGACCGCGGCCGAGCCGATCCGGTAGGCGCGGCCGTGCTTGCACGACAGCAGCCAGCGCGCATCGCCGCGGGTCATCACGAAGTCGCTCTGCGGTTCCTGGGACGCGTCGTCGTCGGCGACCGCGTCGTGCAGGTCGCGCTGCTCGCGCATCGCGCGCCGCACCATGCGCGAGAAATCGCGCCAATGCAGTCCGGCCAGGGCATGCAGCCCGGCGGTGGTCTCGTTCTCGCGGCGACGGACCACCCACAGGTAGAGCGTGGCAGCGAGCCATGCTCCAACTGCCAAGACCGTTGCCGCTATCCAGGAAAACATGCTCGCACCCGCGTAACGCTATCGATGACGCCAGTCTATCGCCAGCGTGTCACAGCGCCGGCAAGGCGACAGCGGGAAACGGCGGACAGGAGAAGACCCGCCAGTCCGAAGCCGAGAGGGGAGGGGAGCAAACGGTCTTCTGATGGACTGGCGGGTCCGCCCCGATTGTCGGGAAAAATCTGCTGCTTTGCAACAAAACCTTATTCAGCGGACGCCGGCGCGGTCGCACGCTTGCGGCTGGCGCGTTTCGGCGCCGGCGTGGCGCTGGCGACCACCGGGCCGGCACGGCGCCGGGCCGGCGCCGCCTGCTTGGCCGGACGCGATTTGGGCGTGGCGGTCTTTGCCGCCTTCTTGGCCGCTGGCGCCTTCTTGGCCGGTGCCGGGCGCGCGCGGCGGCCGCTGCCGAGGTTGCGCAGTTCGGCATTCAAAGCGTCTACGCGATCGACCAGGGTGCCGAGGTCTTCGCGGCTTGGCACTTCCAACCTGCGCAAGGCGCGCTGCACCCGGTCCTCGAACACCTTCTCCAGCCGGTCCCAGGTGTCGGCGGCGCGTTCGCGCGCCTGGCCGACCCGGTTCTCGACCACATCGCGCACCGCATCGACGCCGCCGCCGGCCAGCTTGCGCGTGCTCTGCTCCAGGGTCAGGCCTTCCTTGACCAGGGTCTCGAACAGCTTGCCGCCTTCGGCCTGGGCGCGGCCGAACGCGCCGACCCCGGCCAGCCACACCTGCTGCGCCGATTCGCCCAGGCGCTTGGACAGCTTTTCCGCCTGCGCCTGCAGGCCCTCGTCGGCAGCGGCGGCAGACTTCTTCTTGCGTGCGGATTTCTTCAGGGTGGCCATGACGGTGCGGTTCCTTCGGCGGTTGGGTGGCTGGATTCGAGACTCACGGCGTTGGTTAGAGTAATCACACCAGCGCGTGCGCCTCAGTCGGCGGAAAGCGGCGGCGTAGGCCGCGTGCGGCGCGTGGCGCGACGCCGGGCGATGACCTGGTCGACGTCGTCGAGTGCGCGGCGCAGGCGCGCGGTGGTCTCGGTGGTGCGCCCCGGCTGCACGTCCACGCCGTCGAGGAAGGTGCGCTGGCGGTCGTTGAGGATCTGGTGGCGCAGGGCGATGCCGTGTGCGGCCAGCATCGGTTCCAGCACCTCGGCGTTGCGGCGCAGGTCGGCCATGGTGTTGCGGTAGGCGAGCTGGCACACGCGGTGCCGCGCGGCATAGCTGAACAGATTGGTGAAGAACAGTTCGCTGTTGTCGGCATTGGGTTCGAACACCAGCTGGTCCACCCGCGGGTACTGCCGCGCGTACTTTTCCAGCCCGACCTGCATGCGCGATTGCAGCAGGGTGCGGAAGGTCTGCGACAGCACCGCCGGCAGGCCGCCGCTGAGCAGCCGCGCGCGATCGATCTGGCCGTTGCGGCGCGGTGCGTGGGTGGCGTCGTAGGGCACCAGCGGATTGATCCCGATCATCAGGTCGATGCCGCGCTCCAGCAGCGTGGACGCATGCATCGTGCGCCGCAGCGCGCCGTCCACGTAGTGGCGGCCGTCGATCTCCACCGGCGGGTACAGCCCCGGCAGCGCGGCGCTGGCCTGCACCGCCAGCGAGATCGGCACCTGGTCCAGGCCCGGCTCGCCGAAGCGCACGGTGCGGCCGCTGTCCAGGTCCACCGCGACCACGAACAGATCGGCGTCCAGCGCGCGGAAATCGTTGCTGCGGCCGCGCCGGCTGAACACGTCCTGCATGAAGCGCTCGACCCCGGCGTTGTCGAACAGGCCGCTGGGCACCAGCCCGCCGAAGCGGGTGATCAGGTCCGACCAGCGCGTCTTGCGCGGCTCGGTCAGCAGGTCGTACCACCAGCCGTAGGCGAGCTTGGGCAGGGTCGCGGCGCGGCGCAGGTATTCGTAGACGTTGGGGCGCAGGAAATCCTCGGGCCGGAAGTGCGCATCGTCGCTGTTGCCGGTGACGAAGATCCGGCAGATCTCGGCGCTGCTGATGCGGTTGGCCAGGCCGGCGGTCAGGAACGCGCCGGAGCTGACCCCGACGTAGCAGTCCAGCCGGGTCAGGTCGAGTCCGTCCAGGGCCTCGTCCAGCGCGCGCAGCGCGCCGAGTCCGTACATGCCGCCGATCGGGCCGCCGCCGGCGATGGCCAGGCCGATGCGGCCGTGTGAGCGAGGGCGGGGCGAGGCGCTGTGGAGGGAAAGCATGCACGGTCCGCGGAAGGCGTCGGCCGGAGTGTAGCCGAGCTGCATGATGCTTGCGGTCACGCCCGGCTGCCACCATCATCGGCGCCCATGGCGCGCAGCAATCCCGTCCTGGAACGACTCGGCCGCCGCCTGGCGTGGCACCAGGCCGTGCACGATCCGGCGCACGAGCCGCGCAACGCGCTGCGCTGGCTGCAGGAATTGCGGCGCTGGCAGTCGCAGCGGCTGGAGCGCAGCTTCGAGCATTTCCTGGAAGACCCGCAGCGGCGGCCGGCGGCGATGTTCTTCCTCACCGACGTCTACGGCGACCGCGATTTCAGCCGGCGCGACGCCGACATCGTCAAGGTGCTGCCGATGATGCAGCGGCTGATGCCGGCCACGCTGCTGGACACGGTGGCCGACGGCATCGAGCTGGGCGTGCTGACCCACGCGCTGGACCTGCGCATGGCCGAGGCGCTGCAGGCGCTGGCGCCGCGCCGCAAGCGCCTGGACGACGACCTGTACGCCGAGGCCTACCGGCACACCGGCCTGCGCCGCCTGCGCCTGCACCAGATCGACCTGATCGCCAGCGTCGGCCTGGGCCTGGCCGGCGCGGTGCACACTCCGGGCGTGCGCATGCTGCTGCGCTTCGCGCGCGGCCCGGCCAAGGCGGCGGGGCTGTCGGAGCTGCAGGGATTCCTGGAGCGCGGCTTCGACGCGTTCTCCAAGCTGGGCGACGCCGAAGGCTTCATCGGCGACATCGAGACCACCGAGCGCGAGGTCTCGCGGCGCCTGTTCGCCGGACACCCGCAGCCGTTCGCGTTCGACTGAGCGGGCCGGATCCTCACCCCAACCCCTCTCCCGGTGGGAGAGGGGCTAGGCTGTTCCTTCTCCCATCGGGAACATGGCCCCCTTTTCGGGGGAAGGTGGCCCGCAGGGCCGGATGAGGGTACGGGCGAAGCCCCGTGCATCCAAACTCCGCGAGACGCTTTGCGCCGCACCCTCACCCCAACCCCTCTCCCGGTGGAAGAGGGGCTAGCGGTTCAGCCCAGCTTTTCGGCCAGGACGCGGCGGATCTCGCTTTCCACCGTGCCCTTCAGCGCCGACAGCAGGAAGCCCAGCTCGGCGGTGACGTGCACCTGCTTGGGCAGCAGTTCGATCCGCCCGTCCACCCCGGAGCGCGAGAACAGCAGCGCATCGCCGTCCCAGCGCGATTCCAGGTCGAAACGTTCGGACAGCTTCTTGGCGGCGTCCTCGATCGCCTTGCGCGCCTGTGCGGGGGTCTTGCCGTGGTCGTGGCGGATGTCGATGCTGGACATGCTGGCTGGCTCCTGTGCGGGCATGCGGCCCACGGAAAAGATCAGGCATTGTGCGTATGCGCGGAGTGTTGTCCAGGCGCGGCGCGCTTCTTCAAGCGCGGGCAACCTGCTAGGCTCCCCGCCGTGCCCGACCTGCAAGTCCATTTCAGCAACCGCCAGCAACCCGACCGGCCCTTGCGCGCGGGCGTGCACCGCATCGTGCGGCAGGCGTCCGGCCACGTGCGCGTGGTCGACGATACCCAGGGCGCGCTGCTGCTGGCGCAGTTCTGCCTGGACCGGCGCGGGCTGTGGCTGCAGGTGGCCAACGGCGCCCGCGGCATCCATGTGAACGGGCGCCCGGTGCGGCGCATGGCCTTGCTGCGCGCCGGCGACGCGGTCTATGCCGATGGCGTGGAAATGGTGGTGCTGGGCGTGTGCGAGCCGCTGCAGCGCCTGCCCGACGCGGCCGAAGGCGAGGGCGAGGATCCGCGGCTGGTGCTGCGCGGGGTCGGCGGCCAGCACCATGGCCGCAGCTATACGCTGGACCGCGTGCGCAGCATCGGCCGCCTGCGCGACTGCGACATCTGCATCGACGATCCGGCCTTCGCCGAACGCCACGCGCGCCTGGAACGGCATGGCGAGCGCGTGCTGCTGCGCGGGCTCGGCGATGCGCAGACCCAGGTCAACGGCAATGCGGTGCGCGATTGCTGGCTGCAGCCGGGCGACCAGCTGGTGTTCGACGCCCAGCACCGCTTCGTGCTGGAAGTGCCGCAGGCCGCGCCCGGCGAGCCGCTGAAGCACGATCCAGCCAGCGTGCCGCTGGCGGCCGCGCCGGTCGCCGCGCCGCGTCCGGCCACCGCCTTGCGCTGGCCGTGGCTGTTGCTCAGCGCCCTGCTGCTGGCGGCCGCGCTCAGCGGGCTGCTGTGGTTCGGCGCGCGCTGAGCGCCCGCCAGCCGCGCCAGCCCAGCAGCAGCGCCAGGATCGCCGCGTACAGCAGCGGTTCGCGGATGTCCGATTTCACCAGCCACCAGAAGTGCAGCACCGCCAGCACGCCGATCGCGTAGATCGCCTTGTGCAGCTTGCCCCAATTGCGCTTGAGCCGGCGCATCCAGCCCTGGGTGGAGGTGATCGCCAGCGGGATCAGCAGCAGCCAGGCCAGGAAGCCGACGGTGATGTAGGGGCGCTTGACGATCTCCTCGAAGATCTGCGCCCAGTAGCCGCGCAGGTCCAGGCCCAGGTACACGCCCAGGTGCACGCAGGCGTAGAAGAACGCGTACAGCCCGAGCATGCGCCGGAAGCGCAGCAGCACCGATTGCCCGCTCAGCTGCCGCAGCGGCGTGATCGCCAGGGTCAGCAGCAGTAGGCGCAGCGCCCACAGCCCGGTGCGGTGCTCGATCTCGGCCACCGGATCGGCGCCGAGCGCATCGCTGCCGGCCTGCCACACCTGCCAGAACTGCCAGCCCAGATAGGCCAACGGCGCCAGCGCGAGCGCATGCACCAGCGCCTTGGCGGCGATCAGCGAACCAGATGTCTTAGCCATGCGGTCTCAGTACGTCGGCGGCGGCGAGGCAGATCGGACGCGAGCTCGAAGGCCGCACAGCCGCCGCGTGCTCCCAATCCCCAATCCCGAATCCCCAATCCCGGCTCAATACCATTTCTTCAGATCCATCCCGGCATACATCCCCGCCACCTGCTCGGCATAGCCGTTGAACGGCCGGGTCGGGATGCGTTCGGCGAACAGCTTGCTGGCCTTGCCGGCGATGCGGCGCTCGGTCTTCTGGCTCCAGCGCGGATGGTCCACCGCCGGATTGACGTTGGAGAAGAAGCCGTACTCGGAGGCCTGCAGTTCGTGCCAGGCGGTTTCCGGCATGCGCTCGACGAAGCGGATCTCCACGATCGACTTGATGCTCTTGAAGCCGTACTTCCACGGCACCACCAGCCGCAGCGGCGCGCCGTTCTGCTGCGGCAGCGGCTTGCCGTACAGGCCGGTGGCGAGCAGGGTCAGCGGGTGCATCGCCTCGTCGATGCGCAGGCCTTCCTTGTAAGGCCAGTCGATCGAGCGGTAGCGCACGCCGGGCATCTGCTGCGGATCGGCCAGCGTGGTGAAGGCAACGTACTTGGCCTTGGAGGTCGGGGCGAAGCGCTTGAGCACCTCGGCCAGCGGCACGCCCAGCCACGGGATCACCATCGACCAGCCCTCCACGCAGCGCAGCCGGTAGATGCGCTCCTCGGCGCGGCTGCCCTTGAGCAGGTCGTCCAGCGCCAGGGTGCCGGGCTTTTCGCATTCGCCGGACACCTTCACCGACCACGGCGCGGTGCGCAGGGTCTTGGCCGCCTTCGACGGATCGGTCTTGTCGGTGCCGAACTCGTAGAAGTTGTTGTAGCTGGTCACGTCCTCGTAGCGGGTCAGTTCCTCGCTGGTGCGGAAGCCGCTGCGCGCCTGTTCCGGGGTCAGCACGGTCTTCGGCGGCGGCGGCGGCTCGGCATCGGCGCAACCGGCCAGGCCCACCGCCGGTGCCAGCGCCAGGGCCTGCAGCAGGCGCCGGCGGTCGCGGTAGAGCGCCTCGTCGGTGACCTCGCGGCTGGGGATCTTGAGCACATCGCGCAATGACATGGCTGACTCCTGGAGGGGGCGGGGACGGCTGGGGACTTCGGCAAAGACTACGCTGGCACCGGGCCAATGGATGCAAATGCAACCTAAATTGTCCGGGCCGCAAGCTGGTGCGCTGCGGCATACTAGGCGTCTTGTCCGATAGGTGCCCCATGACGCGCGCGTTCAATTTCAGTGCCGGCCCCGCTGCATTGCCGGAATCGGTCCTGCGCCAGGCGCAGGCGGAGATGTTGGAGTGGAACGGCGTGGGCGCCTCGATCGTGGAGCTGAGCCACCGCGGCGCCGAGTTCATGGCGGTGGCGGCCGAGGCCGAGGCCGACCTGCGGCGCCTGCTCGGCATCTCCGACGACTATGCGGTGTTGTTCCTGTCCGGCGGCGCCACCACCCAGCAGGCGCTGCTGGCGCTGAATTTCGCCGCGCCCGGGCAGACCGTGGACTACGTGGTGACCGGGCACTGGGGCAAGACCGCGATCAAGCAGGTGACCCCGTACGCCAACGTGCACGTGGCCGCCAGCGGCGAGGCCGGTGGCTTCCACGCCATCCCGCCGCGCGCGCAATGGCAGCTCAGCGCCGATGCCGCCTACGTGCACATCACCGCCAACGAGACCATCCACGGCGTCGAGTTCCGCGACGCGCCGGACGTGGGCGCGGTGCCGCTGTTCGCCGACTTCAGTTCCAGCATCGCCGCCGAGCCGATCGACGTGTCGCGCTACGCGGTGATCTACGCCGGCGCGCAGAAGAACCTGGGGCCGGTCGGGGTGGCGGTGGTCATCATCCGCAAGGACCTGTTGCAGCGCAGCGGCCAGCCGCGCGCCGACATCTTCGACTACCGCTCGCATGCCGCGCGCGACTCGATGCTCAACACCCCGCCGACCTGGAACTGGTACCTGGCCGGGCTGGTGTTCAAGTGGATGCTGGCCGAGGGCGGGGTGGAGGAGTTCGCGCGCCGCAACCAGGCCAAGTCGGCGCTGGTGTACGCGGCGATCGACGGCTCCGGCGGCTTCTACCGCAACGAGGTGGTGGCCGAGGCGCGCTCGCGGATGAACATCCCGTTCTTCCTGCCGGACGAGACCCTGACCGCGCGCTTCGTCGCCGAATCCAAGGCGGCCGGGCTGCTTGCGCTGAAGGGCCACAAGGCGGTCGGCGGCATCCGCGCCTCGCTGTACAACGCGATGCCGGTGGCCGGCGCGCAGGCGCTGGTCGCCTTCATGCGCGACTTCCAGCAACGCAACGGCTGAGCGCCATCCCCCTGTAGGAGCGGCTCAAGGTGGCCTCGGGCCATCAGCCGCGACCGGATCGCGCCCGCAGGCGCTCCGCAACATCGAGGAACCACGATCCATGGCCGCAAAGCCGAAGAAATCCCCAGCGACAGACACCAAGCCGGCCAAGCCGACCCCGACCGCCGTCGCAAAGCCCGCGGTCGCCGCGCCGGCGCTGGCCGACGTGCGCGCCAAGATCGATGAGATCGACCGCACCATCCAGGCGCTGATCGCCGAGCGCGCGCAGTTCGCGCACCAGGTCGGCAAGGCCAAGGGCAAGCTCGCCGCCGCGGTGGACTACTACCGCCCCGAGCGCGAGGCGCAGGTGCTGCGCATGGTGGTGGACCGCAACCAGGGCCCGCTCAGCGACGAAGTGCTGGTGCACGTGTTCCGCGAGATCATGTCCGCCTGCCTGGCGCAGCAGGAGCCGCTGAAGATCGGCTACCTCGGCCCGGAAGGCACCTTCAGCCAGCAGGCGGTGCTCAAGCACTTCGGCCGCTCGGCGGTGGGCCTGCCGATGGCGACGATCGAGGAAGTGTTCCAGGAAGTGGAGAGCGGCAATGCCGATTTCGGCGTGGTGCCGGTGGAGAATTCCGGGCAGGGCACGATCCAGGTCACCCTGGACATGTTCCTGACCTCGAACCTGAAGATCTGCGGCGAGACCGAGCTGCGCGTGCACCAGTACCTGCTGTCGCGCACCGGCCGGCTCGATGCGATCGAGCGCATCTATGCGCATCCGCAATCGTTCGCGCAGACCGCCGGCTGGCTGCGCGCGCATCTGCCGAAGGTGGAGAAGATCCCGGTGTCGAGCAACGCCGAGGGCGCGCGGCGCGCGCGCAACGCGGAGGATGCGGCGGCGATCGGCGGGGAGAGCGCGGCGCACGTGTATGCGCTGAAGAAGGTGATCATG carries:
- the pheA gene encoding prephenate dehydratase, which produces MAAKPKKSPATDTKPAKPTPTAVAKPAVAAPALADVRAKIDEIDRTIQALIAERAQFAHQVGKAKGKLAAAVDYYRPEREAQVLRMVVDRNQGPLSDEVLVHVFREIMSACLAQQEPLKIGYLGPEGTFSQQAVLKHFGRSAVGLPMATIEEVFQEVESGNADFGVVPVENSGQGTIQVTLDMFLTSNLKICGETELRVHQYLLSRTGRLDAIERIYAHPQSFAQTAGWLRAHLPKVEKIPVSSNAEGARRARNAEDAAAIGGESAAHVYALKKVIMKSIEDDDDNTTRFLVIGRQIFPPSGHDRTSVLVFIHDKPGALFDVLSPFARHGISMNRIESRPSHQAKWEYGFFIDLAGHVEDESMKQALAELKAHSAQIKVLGSYPVAVP